In Syntrophorhabdaceae bacterium, the genomic window TCTATGGGATAGGTATGAGTGGCGGCTATGTAAGGAAACTCCGCGAGCTCAATACCGATACCGTGACCGAGAAACCTCACCTTGTGCGGCTTGTACCCCAGAAAATAGTCCCCGTAACCCAGTTTATCTCCCAATTCCTTAGAATATTCGAAAAGTTCCTTGCTGGTGTATCCTTCAACAACCTTTTCGAGTACCCGGTCGTGTATTTCCTTACATGCGTCATATGCCCGGGCAAAGATGTCCGGTATGGCGCCGATGGCGTACATTCTGGTCTGGTCCACCTGGTAACCGTGATAGCATATCCCGAAATCGACGAGTATCGGCTCGTTCCTCTTGATCTTTTTGAAGCTGGCGCCGACAGGGAAGGCGGGTGAGAGGCCAAAGCCGCCCATGGGCGAATCAGACTGGCTGACAATGCTGCCTGTGCGTCCGCTCAGGATATGCCAGGTGTAGGCCTCGTAATTAAGAGAACGGACCCTCAGCAGCCCCTCGTGACCCAGCGACTTCGCATAGGCTTCCATGTGACCGCCAACCTCGATCTCCGTTGCTCCCTCCCGCAGGAACTCCGGCACTTTTGCATAGACCTTCTTGCTGATCTCAGCGGCCTTCTCCATGAGACCTATCTCGAAAGGGGATTTGCGTTTGCGGAGTTCCTTGGTGAGAGGGGAGCAGTCAACGAATTCGACATCGCCGAGAAGGTCCTTGAACCTGATCACGTCGTTGTACGGGATCACATCGAGCTGCATCCCCACGCGCTTCATGGGTTTCAGATATTGTGGGATATCCTTGATGGAACGGTAGGATATGACGTTCGCGAGAGGCGACTCTCTGCGTGCCCTCGTTATCTCGCGCTTGACGAAAAGGAGCGGCTCAGAGTTGAGGGGCACGAAGAGGAGCGAATCCTGCATCGTGCCCGAGAGATAGTAATAGTCTATTTTGTAATGAAAAAAGGCCCCATCCAGAGAGGCCTTCTCCATTAACGTCTTCAATTTGCTGATCCGTGTATCTATTTCATCCTTCGGTGCGTATCTCATAGCCCCTTGTTACTCGTCCTTCCAGACCGCCTTCCTCTTTTCCATGAATGCGCTGATCCCTTCGTTGGCATCTTTTGTCTTCATGCAGCCGTCGAGGTAGATGATCTCCGACATTCTCAGGGCCTCGAGGAAGTTGACGTTGAGTCCTGCTTTGATGGCACGTTTTGTCCACATCGCCACCGGCCTGCTCTGTTTCAGGAAATCAGCCATGAACTTTTCCGCTTCCGCTTTGAAATTCTCGACGGGGAGGACGACATTGACGAGGCCCATGGCCTGCGCCTCTTTCGCGCCGATGATCTTACCCGTCAGCAGCAGTTCATAGGTATTCTTGAGCCCGATGATCTTCGGGAACCATGCCGCCGCGATGGGAGGGAAAACGCCCACTGCGATCTCAGGCTGGCCGATCTTTGCCTTTTCTGAGGCGATGACGATATCGCAGAAGCTCATAAGCTCACATCCGCCGCCCAAAGACCTGCCGTTTACCAACGCAACCGTTGTGCAGTCGAGTTCTTCCATGAGACGGAACATGCGGTGGAAGACCTC contains:
- a CDS encoding Xaa-Pro peptidase family protein, with the protein product MRYAPKDEIDTRISKLKTLMEKASLDGAFFHYKIDYYYLSGTMQDSLLFVPLNSEPLLFVKREITRARRESPLANVISYRSIKDIPQYLKPMKRVGMQLDVIPYNDVIRFKDLLGDVEFVDCSPLTKELRKRKSPFEIGLMEKAAEISKKVYAKVPEFLREGATEIEVGGHMEAYAKSLGHEGLLRVRSLNYEAYTWHILSGRTGSIVSQSDSPMGGFGLSPAFPVGASFKKIKRNEPILVDFGICYHGYQVDQTRMYAIGAIPDIFARAYDACKEIHDRVLEKVVEGYTSKELFEYSKELGDKLGYGDYFLGYKPHKVRFLGHGIGIELAEFPYIAATHTYPI
- a CDS encoding enoyl-CoA hydratase/isomerase family protein translates to MAFTHITFEKKNKVATITLNEPVSNWLTILMMREINEAIMDVKKDPTVQLLVFDHAGEKAFCDGVDVADHTPDKVNDMIEVFHRMFRLMEELDCTTVALVNGRSLGGGCELMSFCDIVIASEKAKIGQPEIAVGVFPPIAAAWFPKIIGLKNTYELLLTGKIIGAKEAQAMGLVNVVLPVENFKAEAEKFMADFLKQSRPVAMWTKRAIKAGLNVNFLEALRMSEIIYLDGCMKTKDANEGISAFMEKRKAVWKDE